The following coding sequences are from one Peromyscus eremicus chromosome X, PerEre_H2_v1, whole genome shotgun sequence window:
- the LOC131900046 gene encoding uncharacterized protein CXorf49 homolog, with product MSSNKEGAVEEVSLDPEGREATDICLDGACSLQDLNLAPDVGSSQCSLSEDEVETEDNSEFDSGSKLQVLESGVMVLPDHREQSVSSASDKGDFMDCLPLVNDKVEETVQQPTDQMSQGARSRASSKSCTIQQSTPWVDAEADRSRKGRMGKRLVDAKQTSGAPRHHRGPKGGRACRTKKKKRSTKSKKTVPEEVPDPFPDPDSASDEDHEMQVMRVTICFKNGGRIVSSNAMDPEDRNKKRNVQLRGNFRHMTASLQMSAPRGHMLGTGKLGASCSNRKVTVFRGKEQSRPRYPGAAAGGLWKASSKKKSAQEKKSLLDAPRVTGRRPVPLWGQRPKAAPVETATFPPISCVTTLESSKKHSTTPLEAIEPAHGPSRKRAVVRNAKEILPAARLGDRGLVCKDTMKNLTAVTPSESYKIKEIPRAQLPTHRAEQPCTCTHHGEMSSGDPNTRAPQVPANSQLLTLSQRGISPRTLAPAGDQGPSVVPLLPLGEKHHQAPGTLGCQQCPLLEKEAHRLRKQLAMMRALNKRFQAL from the exons ATGAGCTCTAACAAAGAGGGGGCAGTTGAAGAAGTAAGCTTGGACCCTGAGGGCAGGGAAGCCACTGACATCTGTCTGGATGGTGCATGCTCACTTCAGGATCTCAACCTGGCCCCTGACGTGGGATCTTCACAGTGTAGCCTAAGTGAGGATGAGGTTGAGACTGAGGACAACTCTGAGTTTGATTCAGGGTCTAAGCTACAGGTGCTAGAGTCGGGAGTGATGGTTCTTCCGGATCACAGAGAGCAGTCCGTCTCCTCAGCCAGTGACAAAGGAGACTTTATGGACTGCTTACCTCTTGTTAATGACAAGGTTGAGGAAACGGTGCAACAGCCAACCGATCAGATGAGCCAGGGTGCTAGAAGCCGCGCATCCTCAAAAAGCTGCACCATCCAACAGTCTACCCCTTGGGTGGATGCAGAAGCAGACCGCAGCAGAAAAGGCAGGATGGGCAAGAGACTGGTGGATGCAAAGCAGACCTCTGGGGCCCCTCGCCACCACAGGGGGCCCAAAGGAGGCAGGGCATGtaggacaaaaaagaaaaagagaagcacCAAGAGTAAGAAAACCGTCCCGGAGGAAGTCCCAGACCCATTCCCTGACCCCGACTCAGCATCCGATGAAGATCATGAAATGCAAGTGATGAGGGTGACCATTTGCTTCAAGAATGGAGGGCGGATCGTATCCAGCAATGCTATGGATcctgaagacagaaacaaaaaaaggaatgtCCAACTGAGGGGCAATTTTCGTCATATGACTGCCTCTCTGCAGATGTCTGCTCCCAGGGGCCATATGTTGGGCACGGGAAAGCTAGGAGCCTCTTGTtctaacagaaaagtaactgtgTTCAGAGGCAAGGAACAAAGCAGGCCTCGTTACCCAGGAGCTGCTGCAGGTGGgctatggaaggccagttctaagaAGAAATCAGCCCAGGAGAAGAAATCCCTACTGGACGCCCCAAGAGTCACTGGGCGAAGACCTGTCCCACTGTGGGGGCAGAGACCAAAGGCAGCTCCTGTGGAAACAGCCACCTTCCCTCCAATAagctgtgtcaccacacttgagaGTTCTAAGAAGCACTCCACAACACCCCTGGAAGCCATTGAGCCTGCACATGGTCCATCCAGAAAGAGAGCCGTGGTAAGGAATGCAAAGGAGATCCTGCCAGCAGCCAGGCTCGGGGATAGAGGCCTTGTGTGTAAAGATACCATGAAGAATTTGACAGCAGTGACCCCATCAGAGTCCTACAAGATCAAGGAAATTCCCCGTGCCCAA cttccaacacacagggcagAGCAGCCTTGCACGTGCACGCATCATGGAGAAATGAGCAGTGGAGACCCCAACACCAGAGCACCTCAAGTTCCAGCAAATTCCCAGCTCTTGACCCTGAGCCAGAGAGGCATCAGCCCCAGAACACTTGCACCAGCTG GTGACCAAGGTCCGTCTGTGGTCCCCCTACTCCCTCTTGGGGAGAAGCATCATCAAGCACCAGGGACACTGGGATGTCAGCAG TGTCCTTTGCTAGAGAAAGAAGCTCACAGGCTGAGAAAACAACTAG CCATGATGCGGGCCCTCAacaaaaggttccaggccctttgA